From Daphnia magna isolate NIES linkage group LG2, ASM2063170v1.1, whole genome shotgun sequence:
tgtgggggccAGGGATaaacagaagaaaataaacggccggcccaaaaaacaaaacaaaaagaaaatcttccAACTGGCGAATTCAATTATACCATGCAAActcaatcaaataaaaatcattCATTCTTCATGCTTCTACGTGTTTTTTGTGGTTGTCGATCGTGGTATTCTATTATTAGCTATGACGTCACTCTAAATATTCAGGCCTATAATATACATctgcatacacacacaaacacacgtTGGGTATACGCAGCCACAACACGTTGGGGAGTctcgacaaaagaaaaggaaaaatcaaaacagGAGGGTGACGTCAGTTCGggatttttttggttttgttttttgtttttttttcattttttttttaatttcttggCACTTACGGCAAGTAGCGTGACAAAAATGCTGCTGGTGACGTGATGATTCTTCATTATCCAGGCCGTCTGTGTTGTAATGACGATGACAAAGTCGACCGGCTGATTTTTGgttatttacaaaaaaaaagaagagatgcGTTGCGTCAACGATTCACGCGGGCACACGAACGGGAGAGAGCTGGACCGGCTGTCGGCACAGCGAGGAAAGATGACGGCGaagagagaagaagagaaaacgaatgtgtgtgtgtgtgtttgtcgGGAATGATGGAGAATCACGTTGACGATGACCAATTAGCGTCGTCACTCAAATTGACCGGCATGGCGGGTCCCGTTTTCAAACGCTGTTAGACGACCGATGACGTAATATGGATCACCAATAAAGGAACACGTGGGGGCCACTGTGCGTCTTGTTCGCCGTGGACGATGACGAATGATTCACCAAGCGGACGggtccccccctcccccaaaaaaaacaggcgGCAGCGAAGCAACAAACGCAAATGCCGTGGCTCACTCGACTCCCGCGCCTATTTAAATACTATGGGCTACTATACAGCGCACACCTGAAAAGCTGCGGCTGTCTGCGGCTGGTTCCGCGTGCTACTACCACTACTCTATACAtatcctctctctctctctctctctttcttcgtctgtgtgtgtgtgtgtgtgtgtgtttttttttatcctgcCCTTTTTCATTCGCGTGTGTTGTGGGGAGGTCGTCGTTTCTTTTGGTTCTGTCGTGCTCACGCTGCTCTTCCTCCTCCCCAACAGAAACCCAACCCGATCCAGCGACTTCAACAGAACCTCCcactctctctcttcttcttctttttatgcgtctctttctcttttttttttttcggccgTCATCGCCGAGACGCATCTTTTTCCGACATCGAAACAAAAGTAGGGCCTCTTCCTCTGTCCTCATTTCGCATTCAGATAttgcatttatttttatttgttcttaCTATGCAGAGATTTGTCGTATACTAATATTCGTTAAAGTGGAGCTGATTTTGCAGACTTTCGTAAACCCGTCGTGATGTATTGTATTGCTCACTGGTGGCGTATGcaaatttcttttgattccTCGAAGGAATACAGTGATTAAGGAAAGAGTCTGGCAACTTCTGAAAAAGGCCATCTTTCCCATACAACGCGCAACACAACTTGAGCaagacttttaaaaaataagaataaaaaaatataaataaaaggaTTGAGTAGTTCATACTTCGTGAGTGACGATCGTGACTGTCCGGGATGGAATTGGGCTAGAGGCGATCAGAAATTTCATTGAGcgaaatataatttttttttttatgccatTTAAATTATTCCGTCTGGAGCATTCTTGATATCATTCCGGAGCTagtgcgcaaaaaaaaacaaacaaaaacaaaaaacaaaacaaaaaagggttAGCCAACGGCCAGTTTCGAACAGCTTCCTTCACTGCTcgatccaaaaaaaaaaaataataaatcttGATTTGATTCGCAAGACTATGCAATAACGTACTATCACCACCCAACGCAGTCAGCCCTCGCTGCGTGACAGCGAGTAGAGATATTGCTATGGCCACCTACGCAGACGAAGAGTGAGAGACCATCGtcagaataaaaacaacatttttatttaggACGCGCACATTCAGACGGACTGCTGTTCCTTTTTGCCCGTCCGTTCCCTTGTTCTCTTCAGGTATTCATCATTGGGATGAtgctctctctttcttctatATCGTCCTAAATATCGGAGAAACAACTTCGTCTTTTGACCGCCTTTCACTCATTGCTCATTCATCCAATACATCTACCATCCCTTTTCTTGGCCATCCTATTTCGTCGGAATGGAACTAGCAGACGAGTGAGAGTCGTTACAGTTCTATAGCAAATCAATTGTCATGACTCGATACGATTTTATTcgtttgaaaaacaaaattgcaaaACAACGGAATTTATACTTTGCCAGTGGCCTgctgtctgtttgtttttttttttttaatgattgtctTTCGTCACTCTTTTTCTATCCCTCCCCGAGTTCGTGAACCTTTTTGGCATTCCGTGTCACCTTTTTCACGACATTTCATtcgttttatttgtttgttttttttatgacgTAATTTTATACGTGCCATCCGTTGGGAAGGAATCCTTGATTCGATATGCACCGTGCTGTGCGCTCTGACATTTACGTTCACCGTTCCTCGGATGCGCGgatttcttattcttttcccCCTGCCATCTTTGTATTCATTCCTCATTGCGTGACGGTGTGTTTCAGCATCGTTGGCCGGAAATGGCATAATATTGCGCGTAGTCAACATCTCACACGGACATTGGAATAAAGAAACGATAATAAagcacaaaaagaaataaaaaaaaaggtagatGGATCACTCATCCCATGTGGCACGTCTAGTATAGTATGGGATATGTGAGAATCATATCGTTCCAAAGGGCATAACAATCATCTCCTACTTTCTTTGGAGAATCGTGATCCCTCAATCACGCGTTCAATTGTCTTCCTGCACCTATGCAAGTCATCGGACGATATACGGTCTCAATCAAACAGTTCACACTAGACGAAATTCGGTGGAGATCTTCATCTTCTTAATTCACTTTTCCCATCTTCTATGCCGCTTTTGAATTTGATAGCTTTAACCTTGTCGATAAATGCCACCCTGGCTATCACGAAGATGGAtcaaatagaaagaaaaacgtgcCCTCAAAACAGGGTCTTGCAGTGAACAATTAGCAGCACGCAATCAACAAGTTGAAAGCTAATGATATGCATTAAAGCTCGGTGTGTAGGAGATGAGAATTAGACGAGCTCTAATCGGCTATATGGCTCACGACTCAGACTCTCTCGCTTTCTTGGCTTTCCAACAACTCAACAACAATCGTGAATTGATCCTACTctgcaaataaaaaacaacaacgccATTCGAAAATTCACGAGCCAACAACTGCTGGGCTGTTGGCAGCACTTGTTTCGACTCCCAACAGATGAAACTCTGCGGATAAGCTAATGACTTGATTATACACCGTAGAGCACAAAGTCCGTTTCATTGCGGTATACAACGTCAATTCCCAATTGATGATGTCAAATGGATTTCAAGCTACCGCAGCATTTTTTGCAGTGGAATTATACAGCGGAGCAGCGTGTCGGATTATGATGGAATTATGTCCACTACCATCTTCATCAAGGAACCTTCTCTTCAGACGATTGTCTGGTTGTTTTCAGCTGATGGCCATCGCCAAATGCGATGCCGGATCGAAAGATGGATTGAAACTGAATGATGCTGTCATTCCCACACGCCAAAGAGGATTAAGTAcctcatttaaaaataaaaaaattaaataaaaaaaaacagggaaaaaacagaaaaagaaaagataaacaaTGGATTATTTTCGAAAGTTGTTGCTGCACTTTCCCCTTGGCCGAATGTTTACTCGTGTGACTTTCAACCTCTGCGGTATTCAAACTTTGCTCGGTTGAAATGTGAAATGGTGACGTCCCATAATACGCGCCGACCGCGtgacaaatgaaacaaatcaaCTTGCACGCGGACGCGTGCATATACATCATACGACATATAATTCAAGGGCCATTTCTCTCTGTCTCGCCTTTCTCTGCGCATCCGTGTGACGATGTCACCTGCCAGGTGCAGCGGCAGGTCCTTatccgaagaaaaaaaaccaaaagaaaaacgtctaatccttttgatttttcttctttttctggcgaacgatgtttttgtttttcatctccGCTTTTTCTGGCAGCCGTTCAGCTTAATTGAACGACTTAATGCTGCGATGGACGAGCTCTGTCTATATACCGTAGCTAATcctgtatatatacatacgtACGTTCATCACTTTCTTTTTGCCGACGTATTCCAATTTATTTGCCAGTGTATCATCGTGCATCAAATGCTAAATCCTACGCGAAAGGATTTTTCAACTATCCGGCCATTGCGGGGAATTGATCGAGCCCCGTTTACCGATGCCAAATGTTCCGTCTCTCTCTAATGTCTAGTTATTTGCATCGTCTTTTGAAACGCCCGTTTGAAAGTCCGTTCTTTGATATTctttgaataaaaataggcgagagaggaaaagaaaaaaacaaaaaaaaaaaaatgtggataATTCCTCCAATGTCGTCATATACGAAAAAGGAAGACGAAATGTGGATGTGTATAGCTTATATACTTGGCCGTGTAAATGATAGTAAGCCAAAGAAGGCAAAGATGAtagtgagagagagagcagtACCgttaaatgtttttaaaaaccaaaTACTTAATCAGCGATGCTGTAAATTTCTCCTTTTCATTAACACAAACCTGATTGCAAGAAAATGAGTTTCATCTGCATATACCGTTTTCAACGTAAATATCTTTCAAACACCTGGCAATTATTCAAAGTCAaatgttttgtgtgtgtgtcagatGGGGATTTGTTTTCTATAACATCACCTGCACCTCAATAAAGAAAGGATTTCTAGGTAAATCAGTTTGCCTCTAGAGAGAGATAAAGGAGGTCAATGCCATGTATACATATATTTCACAGGAAGATCGACCCCGGCTGCTGGTTTAATCCAAAGGTAAAAATGAGCCAATCTGCAAACTGAGACATTTCAttgactttttgttttgttctgtttttttttttgtgttttgtttttgtgctGATTGCCGCTCTATGCAGCCTCCGAGAATGTCTTTTTGAAACGGTTTTCGGATGGCGAGCCGCCCGAGGGCCTCCCATTTCTCGAagatgtcttcttcttcttgttggcGCTGTCTTGTCTTCTCCGTATGTGTTTTCTTCTCGATGTTGTTGTATTCCATGTTTGGAGGGAACCCAGAAACGCATTCAACTCTGCAAGGTCAACAGGACATTGgctgggggggggggggaatcaTTTCCACCTTTTCTTTCGTTACAGTCTCTCCGCACTCTTCACACAAGGTATATACGGTGGGGGTAGAACCACTGCCTCCCATCACACCTGGCACATCAACTAGaatcgactttttttttaattttttttattttattttttttgtattttacattttgttGTGTTCAGTCtgcccttttctttctttctttcccgtTGTTTAGTCACAAGTTGGCAGTCCACCCGTGGGATCAGCAGACGCTTCCGTGCTTCTCGACATCAtcgttgtctttttttttctcttcaatcCCATCACACACAACGCGCAGAGGTGGAtattcgtttgttttgtttgcttttttttttttttatttatttggcGAGAgtggcgaaaaaaaaaaaaggccaaaaaaGGCGACaccggcagcagcagcaggtgAAATAAAACGCTCATCGTTTTATTTGACTGTGTCGCCTGACTAATGTCCTCCAAAAATCGTTCTATAGTGTTACGTGCATcttattcttttgttattttttttaagtcgaTCGTCACAGTCCACGACACGTTCCTGACCGGATTGCCAAACATCGTAAAAACAGCTGAAAGTGGTTAGCAACTAAAAAAGCTACATCACAAATATGAACAATAATCTAACCGAAAAATCTGcatgtttgaatttttgatttttctctgCAAGAATAGaatcatcttttattttttcttcttctttgctcaATCAAAACACGTACGTAGATAGAAAATCCAATGGTAAGTCCAAACCTTTTAACGTACCAAAATCTCTTTGAATGTTTCTCAACATTTGCATATtgtgttgctgttttttttttttgtgtgtgtgggtaTACCCGACATTTCCGTGCTGACGTTGGCAACAAAAATGCGCTACAGGCTTATCATCGTCGAACAGAAAGTTCTCCGACATCAGCTGTCGCCGTCTGTATAGCGCTGGTTGTAGCGCTGATGTCGAGCGACGTATGCAAATCGCAGCCCATTAAGAAGCCGCCAGTCATAACTTACGCAGCCGGACCCAATCAGCTGACCTTGCTGTTTCCCAACAGCGCATTCCGGTacacgtttttctttcttgtttgctGTTTTATAAACAAGCAATTATTTTTAGCCGTTTATCGTTCGCTCTTTGCCTCCCATTGTTCGTCAACGGACGTtcaccaaacaaacaaacagattTGGATACGATACGGACAACCAATTCCGAGCTGAGAGACGCTTCGCTAATGGCACAGTGGCCGGCTATTACGGCTACATGAGGGCCGATGGCAATCCGGTGCGAGTCAAATACGGAGACGTGGACAATCTTGGTTTTTCAGCTATCGAAGAATTGATTCCAGTCACGTTCCCGCCGACCACGACCGAAGCCAACACGGAGGAAGGCGGAAGTGGCTCGTTACCGACGGAATTGCCCGCTGGTAGCCCGTCCGGTGAGCCGTTTCTCGTTAGCAACACGGAAGACAAGCTGGAAACGATTTTGGTGTTACCTAAATTGCCCGTCGTTGATGACGAAAAGGAATCCGTCTCGGTGGATGCGGCCGATTTTTTCAGATCCGGAGGATTCACGCCAACCgaacaagaggaaaaaaacaataacgtCAACAGCGCCCGTTTCGTTTTCCCTAAAATTGACGTGCCCGATCTTCCGCTAAGTCTTCGCAAAAGTCGATCGATTCCGCGACCCATCCATCCGTCTGCGGAAACAGTAGCCGAGGATCGCAGTAGTGTCGTCATCGAACAACTTCCTGGCGAACCGGCCATCATTTACAAAGAGCCCACGCGTTTCAAGCAAACGGCCAGCATTCGATACACGCTGAAttaattctttgttttttgttttttaatatattaaaTCTTAAATAAATTAGAGAAATCAACGACAATGATCGACTGTAGTGCTGTTGTTGTAAAAATTGtattccgtttttgttttttttaaatgatttaataaTACCATTGAATATTGAAACAACAACTTGTCGGATACAAAAGTTTTATATTCCGTGTCAAAATAAGAttggaataaaacaatacaaaaccaaaaatcttcccctttttcacaaaaaaccccataaaaacaaacagaacaaaaaaaacaaaaaaaaacaaacaaaacgtaaTAATTAAATGCAATGTCAATCAAAATGGCGTAACGATTGAAGCTCGTTAATAAGAATGATACGGGTTGTAATTAGTGTACGGGAATGACGAATAGGGCGTGGCCGATGGCAAGCGGTAATAAGAAGAATAAGGACTTGCGTAATAATTGTAAGGACTCATGTGGGCGTTTTGGCGATAGAAATGATAGGGAGAGTAGAGCGAAGAATAAGGCGAATAATAGCGTTGGTTGATGTAATTGCTGGCGAACCTCTGCTGGTTCAGCAACTGCTGCTTCTGCTGGATTTGCTGGCTGGGCATCGATTGGGCGTTGTGGTGGCCATCAATGGCTCCCATCCCGGTCAAAGCCAATTGCAAAGATGCTGGTAATTTGCTAAGCGATTCGCGATTAACAGCAATAATGGGCCCTTCGACTCCACCGTTGGCGATGTTGAAATAGTAATTATACAAATCGTTGGCGTCAACAATGTCACCATCATCAAAGTCCAATTCGTCGGCCTCTTCGGGCGTCAGGAGGTCGGCGTTGTCGTCAAACTTGGACGGTTTCACTTGCTGTTTCTCCTCCTTTGCTGGAAGGATGTGAGGGATCTGGCTGGCGCGGATCCTATTGGTCAGCAAGAAAGCTCGAAGATCCACAAATTCAGGATTGGTGATCTCAATGGCCTGGCGATCGTCACCTTCCAAACGGCTGAACAAATCGAAACCGCTGGGCGGTTGCAGGTTCTGCGGATGGAATCCGGCCGGCCGTTCGATCGGCTGTGGAGGCTCAGCATCCTCGACGTGTTTAGCATAAAGTTGGGCCAACAATCGAATCGGTTCGGCATCGATTTCGAAAATTCCCGCGTTGATGTCTGCGTCCTGTTCGGTGATGACGGCTTGATTCTCTTCGTCAATGATGACGTCAGGATCGAGTGGTTTGATGGACGGTTGTTTGTTGGACGGCTTGATTTCCACAGCCTCTTGTTCGATCTTGGTCGGCGTGAATGATTGCAATTTTTCAATGGTAGCCTCGACTTTATCGGTCTCTAGCGCATCTGTAATAACAGCGTCACGGCTCTCATCCTCAACGGCAGTTTCGACTTTCTGGACGGTAGACTCTTTTGTGCCTGTAACTAGACACGCGTAATGAATGTTGCATATCATTGACGGTGGGCAATCATAAACGACAAATAAGGGTATCTCGgaattcatgtttttgttaCCTGGGGCTTTGTTTTGTTGAGCAATAGCAGCCCAAGCTTCTAGGTGCTTTCGCTTAGCTTCTTCCACTTCGGGAGTGTCCTGAACGGCTTCGGGTTGATGGCCGGGAATGAAGACGGGCAAATTATTGGCTGCAACGCGAAATCCACTACCATCTGCCATGTATTGAACCTGTAACgccgaaagaaaaataattagaaTTATATACCAACACGAAACGCAATTTGCCGTGCGATGAAAAATGATCGAAAATTTGCGGGTTGTGCACTCGTCGACCTGCGTGAATATCCTGCGTGTGCAATCGTTTGGCCTACAGCGTTGGACATGTTTTTATTACATGCGCATACATGATGATATCATCCTTATAGCAGACGCCATGATGGGATTAATACATTTCGCCATCAGCTGCCATTAAATAGACCGGCAGTACACACAGCCAGACAGGTATAGacaaataaaagtaaaagacaTATCCCGCAGCGATTGCAATCCCCCTTTCTAATTATCATCGTTTTCAttcagaagaaaagaaaaaagttcaACTGGAAttcccctcctttttttttctatccgTTTTACAAGGCGTGGTAAATAGCAAACATACTATCAGCTGATATATCGCCGGCGGGATAGGGTTTTTTGCTTCGTTTATTGAACCCTTTCCTTGGCTGGTGCCTTTAGGTTTTGTTTCGACTTTGAACgttttaaatcaaaaaaggACAAATTGCATACAATACCTGATTTGGAGTGCCGTTGGGATCGTTGTAGAAATAAGATCCAGTGACGACTCCGTCTTCGTTGCGGGACTGCATGTGAATTTGTCCGGGATAAGCGTAGCCGAAGCTGTAACGACCGTCATCGTCGGATCTCTGGAACTGCGTCAGTTTCAGCTCGGGAATGGCAACACCGAATTGGCGGACGCCACTTTCTGGCTCATCTTCCTATAACGAAATGGAAATCaacaattttcaattgttttagTTCTGACAaagaacattttaaaatcttcttttcttatatcgatttcgttatttttgtattcattaAATTAAGAAATCGAAAGAACCAAAAGGCCACAGGGTCTGATTACATCATCATTGGATGCTCTCGTGCACTGCGTATCATATGAAGAAAGCtgattaaaatttatcttttgaAATCTACTTCCGTATTGATCAACTTCAATTGTCGGTACGTTGGTAATGGTAAAACTAACGATGATGTTAGACGATTACGGCTATCGATTGCGTCATGTCCACCTGCGTCGAAACCCAACACACGGCCGCAACCGAAAGTTTTACCGTTGTCATGTTGACGAACTGGCGCAGTTGTTAACAAAAAGGAAACGCCAAAACATGTCTACAGAATTCTTAACGAGCTCTCAAAGAGTCAAGGTCTTGTGGGGCTTAGCCGACACGTACGGCACCTGTCAACCGTCAAAAAGGTTAAAGTCCTCGTCTTTCGCTCAAGACCAAACAATAAGGACATCCACAATGCGGCATGAACAGCTTTTGAGCAgtaaggaaaaaagaagatctTATCCGAGTagaaactgaaaagaaaaatatagaAGAGAAGCTGCGAGACTCACATATCTGTATAAGGAACTACGGTCGGCATAGATTTCTGCTTGGGTGGAAATGTCACTGGCAACCTCTTCCGCTGGAAAAGCTTCATCGGCTTCCAGCTATGTATATGTGTAAAAGTTGAAGgaagaattagaaaaagagaactaACGCTCAAGAAAATTTGGCAAATAAAAATGTTGGTGAACGACTCACGTGATGGACCGCAGATTCGAAATGCTCACGAGCTTCTGCAATTTGATCGTTGCGGGCGGATGGAGTTTCACTAGGCACGGGACTACCAGCCACCAAACAGCTTATGGCCAACGCCACAATGAtctgaattttaaaaaaaaggaagtttgTGACGACTTTAATTAATAAGATATTATAGTGAAAAGATTTACCTGATAAATTTGCATGTTGACTTCCTTGTCGCACTCGAGAAGTTATGATGCTTTAGAACTCAAGTGGGTTAGGTTGCAGCCTTGTTAAATACCTGCTCTTGACGCGGCTTGTAAGCACAGCTCTCCAGGTAGACGACTCTTGCCGACTGACGGTCTTGTGCTTCAAGTTCAAGGgctttttacttcttttttccaGTTTCGTCTGCCTCTCTTTCCTCCCTTTTctcctctttctctctctctctttcacccGATCGTTCATCCAACAAAAGACCGCCTTACTGCCTCTTTAGCCGCCagggtttccttttcaaaattgtttttttttttacgacttttccctttttttgctTACAGACGATTTTGCAGGTGTTTATAATAACAATGAGAAAACAGATGACAACTGCGAAAGAGATTTACTTAGGTTAGGTGATAATAAACAAGTGGTTGCTTTAGATTTAACAGAAGAACATTGACTGCCGTCTATGATTGGACGATGAAAAGTAAACAATGTGGGATAACCCGTTGCGCTAGCAAACAGCGAGGATTTCATTATCAAACACAAGGAGAATATCAtgaccaaaataaaaagaaaggggatTGTCGATTATGTCGATTATGGGTTCGAATCAACAAGCAATCTGCGTTCAGACCGTCCGTGTGGCGTGAGAAACCGACGGTGTTTTAAGAACACAACACAGCATAGCTGATGACGGTGCCCGGTTATTACACAAACTgtaaatcccttttttttttttctcattccGATTTTTTTATGCAGAGCGCTCATTATGCGTCGTTTAATAGGCAATTTAAAAGAGTTCAAAAAATCCATTAAATCCCGCGAAAAAaggcaaaattgaaaaaaagttatcaataaataagaaagaaGCGGACGTTTACAATCTTAACCTAACCCTTCTCCGGCTGCGTAATTAGATCTATGCAATCTCACCTGCCCGtctttgattttatttttttcaaggcCATGAAGACGCACACATAAGAACGAAACTAACGGCGACTATCGAGTTCATCCGAAAgttcaaaaattaaatgtgTTTCCCCTCATTTTGTCGCGATCACTCCCGGTCATCGGCACAAACACTTGAAAAGGCTGGgttcatttcttttcatccctttttttaatttttttttactgggaTAGTGCGACTTCCGTTTATTTTGCTAACGCCCGTATTTCTTTATGCCATCGTGGCTGTGATACATGTCTGAGCCGGGCAAGTATTTGGTGAGGGCCAGTTAGCTACGAAAGTCGGTTGTGTTCCTTGTGAGAGGGGAAGATGTGACAATCAGACAGAGCAAATGTTTCATACATTTTCTAATTGACTGATAGACACTTGCTAATGTTATTGTGTTggatttaaaagaaatagttTGCGTGTGACAATCTCTTTCGGGAGTTGTGGCGAAAGATGTGGGAACTATTAGACattcatttccatttttttgctAAGAGAAAACTTAATTCG
This genomic window contains:
- the LOC116915387 gene encoding uncharacterized protein LOC116915387 isoform X3, with the protein product MQIYQIIVALAISCLVAGSPVPSETPSARNDQIAEAREHFESAVHHEDEPESGVRQFGVAIPELKLTQFQRSDDDGRYSFGYAYPGQIHMQSRNEDGVVTGSYFYNDPNGTPNQVQYMADGSGFRVAANNLPVFIPGHQPEAVQDTPEVEEAKRKHLEAWAAIAQQNKAPVTGTKESTVQKVETAVEDESRDAVITDALETDKVEATIEKLQSFTPTKIEQEAVEIKPSNKQPSIKPLDPDVIIDEENQAVITEQDADINAGIFEIDAEPIRLLAQLYAKHVEDAEPPQPIERPAGFHPQNLQPPSGFDLFSRLEGDDRQAIEITNPEFVDLRAFLLTNRIRASQIPHILPAKEEKQQVKPSKFDDNADLLTPEEADELDFDDGDIVDANDLYNYYFNIANGGVEGPIIAVNRESLSKLPASLQLALTGMGAIDGHHNAQSMPSQQIQQKQQLLNQQRFASNYINQRYYSPYSSLYSPYHFYRQNAHMSPYNYYASPYSSYYRLPSATPYSSFPYTNYNPYHSY
- the LOC116915444 gene encoding uncharacterized protein LOC116915444, with product MAYHRRTESSPTSAVAVCIALVVALMSSDVCKSQPIKKPPVITYAAGPNQLTLLFPNSAFRFGYDTDNQFRAERRFANGTVAGYYGYMRADGNPVRVKYGDVDNLGFSAIEELIPVTFPPTTTEANTEEGGSGSLPTELPAGSPSGEPFLVSNTEDKLETILVLPKLPVVDDEKESVSVDAADFFRSGGFTPTEQEEKNNNVNSARFVFPKIDVPDLPLSLRKSRSIPRPIHPSAETVAEDRSSVVIEQLPGEPAIIYKEPTRFKQTASIRYTLN
- the LOC116915387 gene encoding uncharacterized protein LOC116915387 isoform X2 produces the protein MQIYQIIVALAISCLVAGSPVPSETPSARNDQIAEAREHFESAVHHLEADEAFPAEEVASDISTQAEIYADRSSLYRYEDEPESGVRQFGVAIPELKLTQFQRSDDDGRYSFGYAYPGQIHMQSRNEDGVVTGSYFYNDPNGTPNQVQYMADGSGFRVAANNLPVFIPGHQPEAVQDTPEVEEAKRKHLEAWAAIAQQNKAPGTKESTVQKVETAVEDESRDAVITDALETDKVEATIEKLQSFTPTKIEQEAVEIKPSNKQPSIKPLDPDVIIDEENQAVITEQDADINAGIFEIDAEPIRLLAQLYAKHVEDAEPPQPIERPAGFHPQNLQPPSGFDLFSRLEGDDRQAIEITNPEFVDLRAFLLTNRIRASQIPHILPAKEEKQQVKPSKFDDNADLLTPEEADELDFDDGDIVDANDLYNYYFNIANGGVEGPIIAVNRESLSKLPASLQLALTGMGAIDGHHNAQSMPSQQIQQKQQLLNQQRFASNYINQRYYSPYSSLYSPYHFYRQNAHMSPYNYYASPYSSYYRLPSATPYSSFPYTNYNPYHSY
- the LOC116915387 gene encoding uncharacterized protein LOC116915387 isoform X1, which produces MQIYQIIVALAISCLVAGSPVPSETPSARNDQIAEAREHFESAVHHLEADEAFPAEEVASDISTQAEIYADRSSLYRYEDEPESGVRQFGVAIPELKLTQFQRSDDDGRYSFGYAYPGQIHMQSRNEDGVVTGSYFYNDPNGTPNQVQYMADGSGFRVAANNLPVFIPGHQPEAVQDTPEVEEAKRKHLEAWAAIAQQNKAPVTGTKESTVQKVETAVEDESRDAVITDALETDKVEATIEKLQSFTPTKIEQEAVEIKPSNKQPSIKPLDPDVIIDEENQAVITEQDADINAGIFEIDAEPIRLLAQLYAKHVEDAEPPQPIERPAGFHPQNLQPPSGFDLFSRLEGDDRQAIEITNPEFVDLRAFLLTNRIRASQIPHILPAKEEKQQVKPSKFDDNADLLTPEEADELDFDDGDIVDANDLYNYYFNIANGGVEGPIIAVNRESLSKLPASLQLALTGMGAIDGHHNAQSMPSQQIQQKQQLLNQQRFASNYINQRYYSPYSSLYSPYHFYRQNAHMSPYNYYASPYSSYYRLPSATPYSSFPYTNYNPYHSY